From the genome of Bacillota bacterium, one region includes:
- a CDS encoding DUF4392 domain-containing protein: protein MKIACESIDRLVTTEVRLPYLDRGIIPALYEAARDGGDPIVYQIANAIIDCIKSTPGRFGLITGFWDPQWMPDGENDGPIGAVVLGKALTLLGAQVLHCVEKEVVPVMKKMCERLDTTAEFRILSRDSAEQNAYLVDDLDAAIFIEKCGPSKEGIHHLATGPAREGRDAPLEMFLEQMTAAGKLSIGTGDVGNEIGFGKIYEQAREIVPAGKVCKCPAQDGIITALATNYLLPACTSNIGAYGMVAGLEIVSGNLELLHTPEEEIDLIDICADMNCIDGGFGIATDYVDGIPAKAVAAQVELLRAIVRSFFTTEKRPF from the coding sequence ATGAAAATAGCTTGCGAAAGTATTGACAGACTAGTGACGACAGAAGTACGGTTGCCTTACCTTGATCGGGGCATTATCCCCGCTCTGTATGAGGCAGCCAGAGATGGTGGCGATCCAATTGTGTACCAGATCGCAAACGCGATTATAGATTGCATAAAGTCTACGCCTGGCCGGTTTGGTTTGATTACTGGTTTTTGGGATCCGCAATGGATGCCGGATGGAGAAAACGATGGTCCTATTGGGGCGGTGGTCCTTGGCAAAGCCTTGACTTTGCTTGGTGCCCAAGTGCTACACTGTGTGGAAAAAGAAGTGGTGCCGGTAATGAAAAAGATGTGTGAACGGCTTGATACCACTGCTGAGTTCAGGATCTTGTCTCGTGACAGTGCTGAACAAAACGCGTACTTGGTTGACGACCTCGATGCAGCAATTTTTATCGAAAAATGTGGCCCTTCAAAAGAAGGGATTCATCACCTTGCCACCGGCCCGGCTCGGGAAGGCCGGGATGCTCCTTTGGAGATGTTCCTAGAGCAGATGACTGCCGCTGGCAAACTTTCGATTGGGACAGGCGATGTCGGCAACGAGATCGGGTTCGGCAAAATATATGAACAAGCACGGGAGATTGTGCCAGCGGGGAAAGTATGCAAATGTCCGGCTCAGGACGGAATTATAACAGCATTGGCGACCAACTATTTGCTGCCGGCATGCACTTCAAATATTGGTGCTTATGGTATGGTAGCAGGGTTAGAGATTGTCAGTGGTAACCTGGAACTACTGCATACTCCAGAAGAAGAGATAGATCTGATCGATATTTGCGCTGACATGAATTGCATTGATGGTGGTTTTGGCATTGCAACTGATTATGTTGATGGTATCCCTGCCAAGGCGGTGGCTGCTCAGGTGGAACTTCTGCGAGCGATTGTGCGTTCCTTTTTTACAACTGAAAAACGCCCTTTTTAG
- a CDS encoding maleate cis-trans isomerase, with protein MSGWKLRLGVAVPSANAVMEPEFNRMAPAGVSVHFARMWLKADTKEQISALIDHTEKAAELLTHAGVELIAFGCTSGSLIKGMGYDTKIINLIEQTTGLAATTTSTAIIAALKALDINNLTVVAPYPDWLMEKVKSFLTNNGFSVVSMKGLGLVEGPEIRDTPVEAVYELTKKTVVKDTDGVFISCTGFPSIEVLDSIEQDLGIPTISSNQATFWQMLRQGGLKTKIPGYGTLLRDY; from the coding sequence ATGTCTGGTTGGAAACTACGTCTTGGGGTGGCTGTGCCATCAGCCAACGCCGTTATGGAGCCGGAATTTAACCGCATGGCGCCAGCGGGTGTCAGCGTTCATTTTGCTCGTATGTGGCTGAAGGCAGATACTAAAGAGCAAATCAGCGCTTTAATTGACCACACTGAAAAGGCTGCTGAATTATTGACACATGCTGGAGTGGAGCTGATCGCCTTCGGCTGTACTAGCGGCAGTCTGATCAAAGGTATGGGTTATGACACTAAAATAATTAACCTGATCGAACAAACTACAGGACTGGCAGCCACAACGACCTCGACTGCTATTATTGCTGCTCTAAAAGCTCTTGACATAAATAACTTGACTGTAGTTGCACCCTATCCTGATTGGTTGATGGAAAAAGTAAAGTCATTTTTAACCAATAATGGCTTTAGCGTCGTTAGTATGAAGGGACTAGGTTTAGTTGAAGGCCCAGAGATCAGGGATACTCCGGTCGAGGCTGTGTATGAATTGACCAAAAAAACTGTGGTCAAAGATACGGATGGGGTTTTTATTAGCTGTACCGGTTTTCCGTCAATAGAAGTACTAGACTCAATCGAACAGGATCTGGGGATACCGACTATAAGCAGCAACCAGGCTACTTTTTGGCAGATGCTAAGGCAAGGTGGACTTAAGACTAAAATTCCCGGTTATGGGACCTTATTACGAGATTATTAG